One genomic window of Gemmatimonadales bacterium includes the following:
- a CDS encoding tetratricopeptide repeat protein, giving the protein MRAGWALLAVIVAGAACASPSDVRQVQDEVAQLRAQTARQDSARAARLSEIIRTQQRIMDSLEATRMAVRTLKGDTQQDLYNVQQQLLQLQELTGQSQRRLTELRTQLDQRADQIAASKAGAPPGATGAPTDSTQPTAPGGAATAASADQMYEASVAQLRRGSTATARTGLRQLLQSYPTSERVPDALYFMGQSFAAENPDSAAYYYNLVVQSHPQSPRASAALYNLGLLAERRKDNGAARDAYQRVIQKYPRSDEAALARDRLKALGR; this is encoded by the coding sequence ATGCGCGCTGGTTGGGCGCTGCTTGCCGTCATCGTCGCCGGAGCGGCCTGCGCCTCTCCGAGCGACGTGCGGCAGGTGCAGGACGAGGTGGCGCAGCTCCGCGCGCAGACCGCGCGTCAGGACTCGGCGCGGGCGGCGCGGCTCTCCGAAATCATCCGAACGCAACAGCGGATCATGGACTCGCTCGAGGCCACACGGATGGCGGTGCGGACCCTCAAGGGTGACACGCAGCAGGACCTCTACAACGTGCAGCAGCAGTTGCTCCAGCTCCAGGAGCTCACCGGCCAGAGCCAGCGGCGGCTCACCGAGCTGCGCACGCAACTCGACCAGCGCGCCGACCAGATCGCCGCGTCGAAGGCCGGCGCCCCGCCGGGCGCAACGGGCGCCCCGACCGACAGCACCCAGCCGACTGCCCCCGGCGGCGCCGCGACGGCTGCCTCGGCCGACCAGATGTACGAGGCGTCGGTGGCGCAGCTCCGCCGGGGCAGCACGGCGACGGCCCGCACCGGGTTGCGCCAGTTGCTCCAGTCGTATCCAACCAGCGAGCGGGTGCCCGACGCGCTCTACTTCATGGGCCAGAGCTTTGCGGCGGAAAATCCGGATTCGGCCGCGTACTACTACAACCTTGTCGTTCAGAGCCACCCGCAGTCGCCGCGGGCCTCCGCGGCGCTGTACAACCTGGGCCTCCTCGCGGAGCGCCGGAAAGACAATGGCGCGGCCCGGGACGCGTATCAGCGGGTGATCCAGAAGTATCCGCGGTCCGATGAAGCCGCGCTCGCGCGCGATCGACTGAAGGCGCTCGGGCGCTGA